A window of Dehalococcoidia bacterium genomic DNA:
TCCCTCCCATAGGTCGAACAAGTCATATTCCTCTGGCATCAGTCCGCCGCCCTTGGCATGGTGCCAGAGTGTGCCCAATAGTAAGCCGTTGTGGTCAACCCTGATATGGCCATCATCGAGAATGGCCCGCACTGTTTTGATGTAATCCTCAAGTTTAGTTATATCAAGCCGGGCTTCGGGATTCAGGCTGTCCTTGCGACGCTCCAGTTTCATTTTCTCCTGGACCAACTCTTGCTTCTTCTCATCTAGCCGAGTCCTGTTGAATGTGTCGTCCTCAATGTATAACTCCATCAGGCGAGACAACTTCCCATCAATCTCCTTTAGTTTGGCGTCGATAACCTTATCGTAACCCAACTCCTTCTGCCGGGATTCCAACTTCGCCAAAGCATCCTCGACGCTCTGCCGAAGCAACTGCTTATTGGTAATGGTTCGCGCGAACACCCCCCAGACCATCTTTTCCAACTCATCCGCAGGAATGGAGGCTAAGGTGCACCGAGGACTTCCGTCGGGGTGTAGATGCTTGTCATATCCGGTACACCCGTACCTGCGTCTGTGTCGACCCGATCGCTTCCTGGGACTGACACGATGGCCGCACAACCCACAGACAACTCGTCCTTGCAGCAGCCATCCGCCTGTCTCCTGCCGTATCCTACGAGAGGTTGCCAGTTTCTTCTGGGCAGATGTAAAAAGCTCTTTTGGAATGATCGCTGGAAACGGATAGTCTTCGTCCTCTCCGGCATATCCGGGATAGGACAGGAGGTTATGGACAACAGAGGACTGCCAGTATCCGATTGTAGGTTCCTCATTTCCGTTCCGCCTTTTTGGACGAGTGCGGTATCCTTCCTCGGTCAGTCGTTGCGCGACCCTCACAATACCCATTGCCTGATTCACATACAGATCGAAGGCATGACGAATTACTTCGGCTTCGTCCTCAACGATTTCAAACTTAGACGCTTCCTTATTCCATCGATAGCCGTATTTTGGACGCCCGGCAGACCATTTCCCCATCTTCTTAAGATGGTTCCGAGAATCGCTCACCCTTTCGCCGATCCGTTCTCGCTCGAATTCCGCAATTACTCCCATTATTTGGATGGAGAATTTCCCGTTGGGAGTTGCGGTGTCCAGGCTTTCTCTGACAGATTCAAAGGTAATCCCCAAGCCCTCCAATTCATGCAGCCTATTCAGAAGCAGTCGAAGATTTCTCATGAACCGATCCAACATGGCTACGGCCACAATGTCAAACTTCCCTCTATGGGCATCAATCATCAGCCGTTGAAACTCGGGGCGTTTGTCATCCTTGCCGCTGTAACCGGGATCGATGTACTTATCAACGATGATACAGCCCTTGGATTTGGCCCAGCTGTCCAGTCTATCGATCTGAGCCTCAATGGAAACCCCTTCCGTGGCCTGCTCATGAGTGCTCACTCTGGCATACAGAGCCACCCTCTTTGGCCCTGTCGATTCCAGTGACTTATCCTTGTTCTTCGCCTTCCTGACCATTTGTCCTCCCTGGATATCCTAGTCGTCACACTTAATGCGCTGAAACAAGCATATCGTATGTCGGAGCTGAGACTGCACGCTCAGGTTACCCACTTAGATGGCTTTCCTCAATAGGAATTTAGTCATGCAGTAGTTCCTCATCCTGGGACAGCTCCTCCATTTGTGTTATCTGAACACCCTGTGGATAGGGCTATCCACCTTAATTTTACGCCTGTCTGCACAAATGATCATGGATGCCATCCCTTGCTTTTTCCCATCATGCCTCTCTCAGGACTGCCTCCACCGAACCGCCTTCCTCGAACCAGTCCCAGATTTCCAACAGCAGGTTCTCATCCTCTCCGGTGAGTTCCCTACAGGCTCCGTCGAACCAATCCAAAAACCAGTACTCGATGCGGTGGACCTTCCTTTGAGCATCGGCATAAAAGCGGAACTCGTCTCCTGGACCACCCGTGCTCAGCTGATACCGGAAATATCCTTCCCTCTGATCGCTGAATGTTCCTGTGGCTACATAATCGAAGCACAGGCCGTATTCATGGATGCTACCCAGTTCCTCATCGGTTTCTTGACCGTTGCAATATGCCTTCCATAGCCTTCTCAGATCGGCTATCCGGGATTCCAG
This region includes:
- a CDS encoding recombinase family protein, which encodes MVRKAKNKDKSLESTGPKRVALYARVSTHEQATEGVSIEAQIDRLDSWAKSKGCIIVDKYIDPGYSGKDDKRPEFQRLMIDAHRGKFDIVAVAMLDRFMRNLRLLLNRLHELEGLGITFESVRESLDTATPNGKFSIQIMGVIAEFERERIGERVSDSRNHLKKMGKWSAGRPKYGYRWNKEASKFEIVEDEAEVIRHAFDLYVNQAMGIVRVAQRLTEEGYRTRPKRRNGNEEPTIGYWQSSVVHNLLSYPGYAGEDEDYPFPAIIPKELFTSAQKKLATSRRIRQETGGWLLQGRVVCGLCGHRVSPRKRSGRHRRRYGCTGYDKHLHPDGSPRCTLASIPADELEKMVWGVFARTITNKQLLRQSVEDALAKLESRQKELGYDKVIDAKLKEIDGKLSRLMELYIEDDTFNRTRLDEKKQELVQEKMKLERRKDSLNPEARLDITKLEDYIKTVRAILDDGHIRVDHNGLLLGTLWHHAKGGGLMPEEYDLFDLWEGKEPDLDDESAEVTTVNTIGPDGEEVRMMEIKPSEKEWADFERRDEISMEQKRKLLEKFDIKIVAYPDRIEIAGLLPTQTLEWDSISNPKG